In the Sandaracinus amylolyticus genome, CGCCGCCGAAGTGATCCTCGAGGTGCACGATCTCCATCGAGCGATCGATCACCAGCGCCTCGGTCGCGCTGCTCACGAACGACACGATCGTGTCGATCATGGAGTTCGCGTGGCGCGCGTCGTTCGACACCACCGCGAACCCGAGCACTGCACGACGATGCGCGTCCATCTCCGCGACCTCCGCGATCGCCGCGTTGAACTTGTGCCTCACGCGGTCGACGATGCGCCGCACGATCGAGCGCTTTCCCTTGAGCGAGTCGACGCTCGGGAGCGCGAGCACGATTCGACACACGCCGACGATCACGACGTCTCCTCCGCAGGTCCGAGAAGCGGACCGGCCCTCCCGCCGGCATGCCGATCAGGAGGGCCCGTCTGCTCGTACCAAGAACCGTGCGCGCGACGCGACACCCCGGGGGGCGAAGCGCCTCGGTGTGACTACAGGCTCGCAGCCACCTGCTCGAGCTCGTAGCACTCGATCACGTCGCCCTCGTGGATGTCGTTGAAGCTCTCCAGACCGACACCGCACTCGAAGCCCGACGTCACCTCGCGCACGTCGTCCTTCACGCGACGCAAGCTGGCGATGCTGCCTTCCCAGACCTGCACCGAGTCGCGCACCAAGCGCGCCTTCGCGTTGCGCTTGATCGTGCCTTCGGTGACGTAGCAGCCCGCGATCGTGCCGGCCTTCGGGATGTTGAAGACCGCGCGGACCTCGGCCTTGCCGAGCTCCTTCTGCTTGAAGACCGGGGCGAGGAGGCCGGTCATGGCCTTCTTCACCTCGTCGACCGCCTCGTAGATGATCGAGTACTGGCGAATCTCGACGCCCTCGCTCTTCGCGACGGCCGCCGCCTGACCCGCCGGGCGCACGTTGAAGCCGATGATGATCGCCTTCGACGCAGTCGCGAGCATGACGTCGTTCTCGGTGATGCCGCCGACGCCGGTGTGGATGACGTTGACCTTGACCTTCTCGGTCGAGAGCTCCGTCAGGGCCTTCACGAGCGCCTCGACCGAGCCGGCCACGTCGCTCTTGATGACGAGGTTCAGCTCCTGGACCTCGCCCGCCTGCATCATCTTGTACAGGTCTTCGAGGCCCTTCGCGGTGGTCGTCTTCGCCTTCGCGGCGACCGCCTTCTTGCGCGCGTCGACCAGCTCCTGCGCCTTCTTCTGGTCGGCGACGACGAAGAACTGATCACCCGCCTGCGGGAGGTCGGGCAGACCGAGCACCTCGACCGGCGTCGCGGGCCCCGCGTTCTTCACGCGGCGACCACGATCGTCGGTGAGCGCGCGGATGCGGCCGAGCGCCACGCCCGCGAGCATCAGATCGCCCTGGTTGAGCGTGCCGTTCTGCACCAGCACGTTCGCGACGACACCGCGGCCCTTGTCGAGGTAGGCCTCGAGCACGACGCCCTCGGCCGACGCCGTCGGGTTCGCCTGCAGCTCCATGATCTCGGTCTGCAGCGCGATGTTCTCGAGCAGCTGATCGACGTTCTCGCCGGTGATCGCCGACACGTTCACGAAGAGCGTGTCGCCGCCCCAGTCTTCCGGCTGGAGGCCGAGGCCCGAGAGCTCCTGGCGGATGTGATCGGGGCGCGCGCCCTGCTTGTCGATCTTGTTGACCGCCACGATGATCGGCACTTCCGCCGCGCGCGCGTGGTTGATGGCCTCACGCGTCTGCGGCATGACGCCGTCGTCCGCCGCGACGACCAGCACGACGACGTCGGTCGCCTGCGCGCCACGGGCACGCATCGCGGTGAACGCTTCGTGGCCGGGCGTGTCGAGGAACACGATCGGGCCCTTGCCGGTGTCGACGCGGTACGCGCCGATGTGCTGGGTGATGCCGCCGGCCTCGCCCGCCGCGACGTTCGC is a window encoding:
- a CDS encoding DUF503 domain-containing protein, which gives rise to MIVGVCRIVLALPSVDSLKGKRSIVRRIVDRVRHKFNAAIAEVAEMDAHRRAVLGFAVVSNDARHANSMIDTIVSFVSSATEALVIDRSMEIVHLEDHFGGGLDAAIDRSYDEPGEDDDDGR
- the infB gene encoding translation initiation factor IF-2, coding for MTTTKVRVYEVARELGMDNRELMNRFAALGIPVRNHMSALEPAEVDRVKRALEKDKAQNTVEERIRPTVVRRRTAAAPEPVAAAPAPVPVITREAPRAENGHAAVAPRPVAPTPPPAPPVVEREREAAPPPPPAPVVAAPPPPVVEAAPPPPAPVVEAPRPVEARRPEAPPAPVAAPRPVAPAVAEAPKPAPAPTPAPVVAAPTPPPPPVAAAPTPPPAAPERPAPVPAAAAQASSGPSLRPSQPPPASVRLAHSNLPPGVVARGNVTAPSAPPPSAATVSRIVSQHAQGPGGRTQWTPDGGQRRRVQVPGSTLGPPGRPMPGQRPGAKRRPMPGKKGMKTEITTPSAQKRIIRIEDNIALQQLAQKMSLKATDVLMKLIQMGMGGVNINSTLDSDTAKLLASEFGYEVENVAKSDDDMIAEARGAAAAEEGLEARAPIVTVMGHVDHGKTSLLDRIRKANVAAGEAGGITQHIGAYRVDTGKGPIVFLDTPGHEAFTAMRARGAQATDVVVLVVAADDGVMPQTREAINHARAAEVPIIVAVNKIDKQGARPDHIRQELSGLGLQPEDWGGDTLFVNVSAITGENVDQLLENIALQTEIMELQANPTASAEGVVLEAYLDKGRGVVANVLVQNGTLNQGDLMLAGVALGRIRALTDDRGRRVKNAGPATPVEVLGLPDLPQAGDQFFVVADQKKAQELVDARKKAVAAKAKTTTAKGLEDLYKMMQAGEVQELNLVIKSDVAGSVEALVKALTELSTEKVKVNVIHTGVGGITENDVMLATASKAIIIGFNVRPAGQAAAVAKSEGVEIRQYSIIYEAVDEVKKAMTGLLAPVFKQKELGKAEVRAVFNIPKAGTIAGCYVTEGTIKRNAKARLVRDSVQVWEGSIASLRRVKDDVREVTSGFECGVGLESFNDIHEGDVIECYELEQVAASL